The Bacteroidales bacterium DNA segment GATTCTGACTGTCTGTTTTCATAAATATCTATGGATTTAGTTTTGGAAGGTGATATTATTTTATTTTTTGTAAATTGATAAAAATCAATTTTGGTTTGATTATCACTTATATCATTACACGAAACAGTCGGAAGAATGATAAGCCACAACAGAAAAAAAAAATTACAATAGGTTTGGTTCATTTGTAGGCAGAATTTTATTTGGTATATGTTTATGATGAGGGAATGTTTCAATTTCTCTTTTGAATTTCAGAACTTTAAATAAAATCGACTTTATTTACTATCTCATCAAATTGTGAAAAATATTGTGTTATCATTGCAATTGCTTTAATTCATTTCTGAACTCAATATAACTGTTTTTCTTAAAATCTTAACTACACCACTCCTTAACATCATCAGCACTTGGATTTTTCAATCCTAACTTACTTTTTTTATTTAATCCGCAAAGGTCATTAAATAATTTGCCCGGTTTTGCTTCTTTAAGACTTTCAACTGTTTTAAATCCTAATTTTTGAACGATTTCTACCCATTCTTCGGGTATTCCTTTTTCAATATATGTTTCTTTTGTATCAACTTGCTCTTTCTTTTCCGGTCGCATTTGCGGAAAGAATAAAACATCCTGAATTGAATCTGAATTTGTCATAATCATTGCCAAACGGTCAACGCCTATACCGAGTCCGGATGTAGGAGGCATACCGTAATCAATTGCTTTTAAGAAATCTTCATCAAGCATCATGGCTTCATCATCACCTCTTTTTGCAAGTAATAATTGGTCTTCAAAACGTTTTCTTTGGTCAATAGGGTCATTTAATTCAGAATATGCATTGCAAATTTCTTTTCCGTTACAAACAGCTTCAAAACGTTCTACCAAACCGTCAACACTTCGGTGTTTTTTTGCAAGAGGCGACATTTCAATCGGATAGTCAGTAATAAATGTTGGTTGTATTAATTGTCCTTCGCATTTTTCTCCGAATATTTCATCAATCAGTTTTCCTTTTCCCATTGAAGCATCAGTTTCAATTTCAAACTTCTTTGCTGTTGCTCTTAATTCATCTTCATTCATCTTTGAAATATCAATACCTGTGAAATGTTCAATTGCTTCAAACATGGTGAAACGTTTCCATGGTCGCTTAAAATCAATTGTATGCTCTCCTACTTTCACTTTTGTTGTTCCGTGAATGTCTATTGCAATCTTTTCAATCATTTCTTCAACGGTTTCCATCATCCAAAAATAATCTTTGTATGCAACATAAAGTTCCATTTGCGTAAATTCAGGATTATGGAATCTGTCCATACCTTCGTTTCTGAAATCCTTTGCAAATTCATAAACACCGTCAAAACCGCCGACAATTAACTTTTTAAGATACAGCTCATTAGCTATTCTTAAATAAAGTGTTTGGTCATGTGTATTATGGTGTGTTTTAAAAGGACGTGCTGCAGCTCCGCCGTATATCGGTTGCAAAACAGGAGTCTCAACTTCCAAATATCCTTTTCCGTTAAGATACTCTCTCATTGAGTTTGTTAGCTTTGTTCTGTTAATAAAAGTTTCTTTCACATGAGGATTTACCATTAAATCCAAATAACGCATTCTGTATCTTTGTTCAGCATCTGAAAATGCATCATAAGTTACACCGTCTTTTTCTTTAACAACCGGAAGCGGTCGAACAGATTTACTTAAAATCGTAAATTCCTTTGCTCTTACAGAAATTTCGCCCATTTGGGTTTTGAAAACTTCACCTTTAACACCGATTATATCTCCGATATCCAATAACTTTTTGAAAACTGTATTATATAAAGTTTTATCT contains these protein-coding regions:
- the lysS gene encoding lysine--tRNA ligase gives rise to the protein MSFTELTEQEQIRRDSLQKIIDLGINPYPAAKYEVTAYSQDITDNFSEEENNFQDINIAGRIMTRRIMGKASFAEIQDTQGKIQVYFNRDIICPEEDKTLYNTVFKKLLDIGDIIGVKGEVFKTQMGEISVRAKEFTILSKSVRPLPVVKEKDGVTYDAFSDAEQRYRMRYLDLMVNPHVKETFINRTKLTNSMREYLNGKGYLEVETPVLQPIYGGAAARPFKTHHNTHDQTLYLRIANELYLKKLIVGGFDGVYEFAKDFRNEGMDRFHNPEFTQMELYVAYKDYFWMMETVEEMIEKIAIDIHGTTKVKVGEHTIDFKRPWKRFTMFEAIEHFTGIDISKMNEDELRATAKKFEIETDASMGKGKLIDEIFGEKCEGQLIQPTFITDYPIEMSPLAKKHRSVDGLVERFEAVCNGKEICNAYSELNDPIDQRKRFEDQLLLAKRGDDEAMMLDEDFLKAIDYGMPPTSGLGIGVDRLAMIMTNSDSIQDVLFFPQMRPEKKEQVDTKETYIEKGIPEEWVEIVQKLGFKTVESLKEAKPGKLFNDLCGLNKKSKLGLKNPSADDVKEWCS